The window GTTATGTGtacccttcacacacacacacacacacacacacacacacacacacacacacacacacacacacacacacggtttatTTTGAGTTTTGCGTTTGTTGTGACAGTTGTTACgaaatcagttttaccccggttctttttattcctcgggcatccagagacggcaccggaactcagtagttatttcacaaaacctttattcatctttattcatcttcatttaagcatgcatcttctagaagggaagacgtgcaaggccggtgtccctctgcagcTCTTCCCTGCTTTGTTAGTtacagccagctttatagaagtgaccccatcataaacccccatggtgtgctgcaaactctgtgtgtctgtgtgtatgcacgagcacgtgagtgcctgtgtgtgcgcgtacccgtgtgtctatgtgagtgcacgtgagtgactGTATGCgcgtacctgtgtgtatgtgtgtgcacgtgagtgagtgtgcatgtgggtgtgggtgtgtcgtaacagtcaaagcactgtgtgtgtttctgtgtacgtgacttcctgggggtcataaaagtaatctcctCACCCAAGCTACACCAGATTCCTCTACACAACATAGAAAACAGAGTTAACATATTACAAATATTGAGACCCCCACTCTGCATCCACTGGGTCGTTGGCCTCTTGTtgtcttacatttacagatcaggtggagagtctcctgcaaacctacttcAAAGTTATGGCAATTATGAACTTTTATTAAAGGtacaagcatcagcatcagcaatcccccaactgtagcttcctgtctccttttatgacacCAGACCATAAATTCCTTTCTCTCTaaacaattacacacactctcaggcctacagctaaaccaaactgaaacacagaccAATCCTTCCTTATTACTGTGatctaaacaaatttaacacattacattctaataattattttcttgtactcacacaGTCCACAGTCTGTACAGCTCCGGTCTCAGCTGTTCCCAGCCTTTTCCGCTCCTCTCCTGTCTCACTAAAAAAGGGAAGGAAACCATCATCAGACCAAACGCCAtcagctgtgttctcacctgCCTCTTCAGTACCGCCCCgttgagctcactgcaccactcctcccctgcagccaagcccgggaccacacctccaccacACTTGTGTTATTCTGTGCTTAGTTAATattagtgtgtttttgttttccccctATTGTGTGTAAATGGTTTGGCCAAACCACTATAAAAACTACCCTCTTGTGTCTTTGTAATTAGGTCAGTTTATGAGTTAAGTTGTGTCCactttgtttaagtttctggaaATTACTTTTTGTGGAGTTACATTTAGTTGACCTCTTGTATGGGCCTGCTAATTATGTTTTTgaattttgtctttgaaccttTTGAGGGTTAAAATAAAGAGAACCCTtctttgaagacatttttcctGTGTCCTCTATGCCTTGGCTGCTTGGTCCCTCACACTCAGGATCGCAACCACGAAGAAGCCAGAAAGAAAATGGAGGAGGACGTCAGATATTAGAGGATTACTTCTCTTTAATAACACAGCTAAAGAGAATATGATTCACAGAATCATCCCAGAACAGAACACAGATAGGTGAGGTGCACAAAGTTTATTATCATCCCCAGCcagttgtggcagatggcttcccctccctgagcctggttctgtggGAAGTTTCTTCCCATTAAAAAGGGTTTTTTCTTCACACTGTCGCCAAGTGATTGCTCACAGTGGTTGTCTTATTGTTctgtggggtctttaccttacaatattcAAGTTTCGAGTTtcttccatctcaccctatccccaaaatcttcttctgtcacaccaaccctctgcatgtcctcctccaCTATATCAGTGAACTTTTTCTGCCTTCTTCCTCTTTAAATCTTCAGCATCAGTTTTTCCAACATATCCAGTATCCCTCCTCTGGACATGTACAAATCATCTCAACCTGCTGAGTTGTCCCcctgatgtactcatttgtAATCTTCTCCATCCTGATCACTCCCAGAGAAAATCGTAACATCTTCAGCTtcacctcctgtctttttggcagtgccaccatctccaaatcatacatcacagcaggtctcactgccatcttgtaaaccttccctttctctcttgctgctaccctgctgtcacaaatcaccctgACACTCAACTCCACCCTCACTGCACCCTGTTCTTAAACACATGAAACTTGCACCACTGGATGAACCAGATGACTGCAGGTAACATTTGGACAAAAAGTCTCATGACTCCATCTTTAGGGCTTAGTTAGATTAACTATTTAATATGTTAAGGTCAATACATATTCATTCCAAAGGCACTCTTATAATgtagattaaataaaatgttgacatAACATATAGAGGTatgattcattttttaaagagTTAAATGTTGTAATTACATGAACAAAAGTGCTTTATTCCAAGATGGGATCAGGGTTTTAACACCTTTTATACTCatgttttttataattattttatgtgtaAAAGCTCAAAATAATGACATAAATACATCTGTTCATGTTATTAtcataataaaaacattattattattattatgacgACACTTTTCATCAATGATGTTTCGCCACAGCGGGCTCATCAGTACCTGGTGAGAAAAGGTCAATCCAGCTCTGACTTGAGGCTGTTCAAGAAACAGCTCAACTTGATCTGGTTCCACCTCTACCAcaggcagagaaacacagggtgaGATCTCCTCCTGCCAACCATCCCGCTTTAACTTTGTCCAGTTGTTAAATTCATCCATGAGATTCTGCAACACTATAATTTAATAATCATTTCTTTGGTAAGAagtatgtgtgtttctgttcttaaACTGATCATCACCAGCCTGGACTCCAGTGGATTTGAACATGTGTTTGTTGGCGAGACAAAATCAGGAACAGAAATCATTGGCTTTCACAACTGGGTCCAGTTCTACCTGCAAGAGAAAAACCAACACTTGGACTACAAAGGATATAAGGCCAGGGAGCATGATTTGGTAAGAATAACAGTTCACCAGACAGAAGAGATTCATTTCCTTCGTTGGTAACATATCCATTAATGTTCATGCTTTTGTCACAGCCTGATCAAGATGACCACGTTCTCAACCTCCAGTTCAGCTGGCACGGTGTGGTGAAGCCCGTTGGCAGCGCCTTCATCGGCACCAGCCCCGAGTTTGAGATGGCCGTCTTCACCATCGTCTTCCTCATGAACACGGAGAGAAGCACCACAGTTGTGGTCAACATTGACCAGTGTCAGATGGAGCTGGTGGTGATCAGACACGGGCGCTCACTCGGGACAGCGTACCCCAAACTGCTCAGCAGCAACGGCAGACATGTCAGGCAGCACGCGCACTGATGTGATCCATCATTTTATTTACTTCTGATCAAAACTAATCTTTGTTCAGCAATACGTGGCCTCATTAATACGGAACTGACCTGCCTAATGTACTGC is drawn from Pelmatolapia mariae isolate MD_Pm_ZW linkage group LG7, Pm_UMD_F_2, whole genome shotgun sequence and contains these coding sequences:
- the LOC134631503 gene encoding uridylate-specific endoribonuclease C-like → MTTLFINDVSPQRAHQYLVRKGQSSSDLRLFKKQLNLIWFHLYHRQRNTGLDSSGFEHVFVGETKSGTEIIGFHNWVQFYLQEKNQHLDYKGYKAREHDLPDQDDHVLNLQFSWHGVVKPVGSAFIGTSPEFEMAVFTIVFLMNTERSTTVVVNIDQCQMELVVIRHGRSLGTAYPKLLSSNGRHVRQHAH